The Pygocentrus nattereri isolate fPygNat1 chromosome 1, fPygNat1.pri, whole genome shotgun sequence genome window below encodes:
- the tefb gene encoding TEF transcription factor, PAR bZIP family member b isoform X1 — MPGQTTDNVSVAVAPSNDPQKSFPFVLKKIMDIPPPNILDDGDDEIEKEKLSSNGDGQSHGDGGGGGGGSGGSGGAGSVSASLTPAIWDKTIPYDGENFHLEYMDLDEFLLENGIPVALEEELQKTLEQEHHGNEAPASSTAAPEAAPEAAPEAAPEATPKVSEEKEKAKEEDKEKEGEEECESDAAELQVKENAAEPRKDLDRVTPSPLNPEDIEVNVNFQPDPTDLLLSSVPGGEIFNPRKHRFSEEELKPQPMIKKAKKVFVPEDAKDEKYWVRRKKNNVAAKRSRDARRLKENQIAVRASFLERENAALRQEVAELRKDCSRCKKMMAQYETKYGPL, encoded by the exons ATGCCTGGACAAACGACGGATAACGTTTCCGTGGCTGTTGCTCCCAGCAATGATCCGCAAAAATCGTTCCCctttgttttgaagaaaatcaTGGATATTCCTCCACCTAATATACTCGACGACGGAGACGATG AAATCGAGAAGGAGAAGTTGAGCTCCAATGGAGATGGGCAATCTCATGGAGAtggaggtggtggtggaggtggaaGTGGAGGGTCAGGGGGTGcgggcagtgtttcagcctcCCTAACTCCAGCCATCTGGGACAAAACCATCCCGTATGATGGGGAGAACTTCCATCTGGAGTACATGGATCTAGATGAGTTCCTGCTGGAGAACGGCATCCCCGTGGCTTTGGAGGAGGAGCTGCAGAAGACTCTGGAGCAGGAGCATCATGGCAACGAAGCTCCAGCATCTTCCACAGCTGCCCCAGAGGCGGCCCCAGAGGCAGCCCCAGAGGCGGCCCCAGAGGCGACCCCTAAAGTGTctgaggaaaaagagaaagctaaagaagaagacaaggaaaaagagggagaggaggagtgtGAGAGTGATGCGGCTGAGCTGCAAGTGAAGGAGAATGCTGCAG AGCCCAGAAAGGATTTGGACCGAGTGACTCCATCTCCACTTAACCCAGAGGACATCGAGGTGAACGTGAACTTCCAGCCAGACCCAACAGACCTGCTTCTATCCAGTGTTCCTGGAGGCGAGATTTTCAATCCACGGAAACACCGCTTTAGTGAGGAGGAGCTCAAACCACAACCCATGATCAAAAAGGCTAAGAAAGTCTTTGTTCCTGAAGATGCCAAG gatgaGAAGTACTGggtgaggaggaagaagaataaTGTGGCAGCGAAGCGCTCCCGTGACGCACGGCGGCTGAAGGAGAATCAAATCGCAGTACGGGCTAGTTTTCTAGAGCGGGAAAACGCTGCGCTGCGGCAGGAAGTGGCCGAGCTCCGGAAGGACTGCAGCCGCTGCAAGAAGATGATGGCCCAGTACGAGACCAAGTACGGTCCACTGTAA
- the tefb gene encoding TEF transcription factor, PAR bZIP family member b isoform X2, with protein MFSLSGLSDVQQVYKTFLDYPASLLYFDDGEIEKEKLSSNGDGQSHGDGGGGGGGSGGSGGAGSVSASLTPAIWDKTIPYDGENFHLEYMDLDEFLLENGIPVALEEELQKTLEQEHHGNEAPASSTAAPEAAPEAAPEAAPEATPKVSEEKEKAKEEDKEKEGEEECESDAAELQVKENAAEPRKDLDRVTPSPLNPEDIEVNVNFQPDPTDLLLSSVPGGEIFNPRKHRFSEEELKPQPMIKKAKKVFVPEDAKDEKYWVRRKKNNVAAKRSRDARRLKENQIAVRASFLERENAALRQEVAELRKDCSRCKKMMAQYETKYGPL; from the exons atgttttctctcAGCGGGCTCAGTGACGTCCAGCAGGTCTACAAGACTTTCCTGGACTATCCAGCTTCACTCCTTTACTTTGATGACGGCG AAATCGAGAAGGAGAAGTTGAGCTCCAATGGAGATGGGCAATCTCATGGAGAtggaggtggtggtggaggtggaaGTGGAGGGTCAGGGGGTGcgggcagtgtttcagcctcCCTAACTCCAGCCATCTGGGACAAAACCATCCCGTATGATGGGGAGAACTTCCATCTGGAGTACATGGATCTAGATGAGTTCCTGCTGGAGAACGGCATCCCCGTGGCTTTGGAGGAGGAGCTGCAGAAGACTCTGGAGCAGGAGCATCATGGCAACGAAGCTCCAGCATCTTCCACAGCTGCCCCAGAGGCGGCCCCAGAGGCAGCCCCAGAGGCGGCCCCAGAGGCGACCCCTAAAGTGTctgaggaaaaagagaaagctaaagaagaagacaaggaaaaagagggagaggaggagtgtGAGAGTGATGCGGCTGAGCTGCAAGTGAAGGAGAATGCTGCAG AGCCCAGAAAGGATTTGGACCGAGTGACTCCATCTCCACTTAACCCAGAGGACATCGAGGTGAACGTGAACTTCCAGCCAGACCCAACAGACCTGCTTCTATCCAGTGTTCCTGGAGGCGAGATTTTCAATCCACGGAAACACCGCTTTAGTGAGGAGGAGCTCAAACCACAACCCATGATCAAAAAGGCTAAGAAAGTCTTTGTTCCTGAAGATGCCAAG gatgaGAAGTACTGggtgaggaggaagaagaataaTGTGGCAGCGAAGCGCTCCCGTGACGCACGGCGGCTGAAGGAGAATCAAATCGCAGTACGGGCTAGTTTTCTAGAGCGGGAAAACGCTGCGCTGCGGCAGGAAGTGGCCGAGCTCCGGAAGGACTGCAGCCGCTGCAAGAAGATGATGGCCCAGTACGAGACCAAGTACGGTCCACTGTAA